From a region of the Halomonas sp. HL-93 genome:
- a CDS encoding iron chaperone codes for MSSKKFNSVEDYLSSLDSKQGNTLRDVIDVILKNFPDLDCKLSWNVPQICRGSDYVFGVSALKDHLALAPWSARVMEDFKTRLENEGYVVKKNLFQIPNNWEIDEKLLTGLVTARLAELD; via the coding sequence ATGAGTTCGAAAAAGTTTAATTCAGTTGAAGATTACCTGAGTTCATTGGACTCAAAGCAGGGAAATACTCTCAGAGATGTCATTGACGTTATCCTCAAGAATTTTCCTGACTTGGATTGCAAACTATCGTGGAATGTCCCTCAGATTTGTAGAGGCAGTGATTACGTATTCGGCGTTTCGGCGTTGAAAGATCATCTTGCGCTTGCCCCTTGGAGTGCCAGAGTGATGGAGGACTTTAAGACCAGGCTTGAAAACGAAGGATACGTTGTTAAGAAAAATTTATTTCAAATACCTAACAACTGGGAAATTGACGAAAAGTTATTAACTGGCCTTGTAACAGCTAGGCTTGCTGAGCTGGATTAA